TGTGAATCCAAAGAGATCTTTCTTCCTTCACCTTTATGAAAAAAGTGTTAAAGTGTTAGTGCTGAAACACTCTTTATCAGCGACTTTACTTCCGgtaactaataattatttttacctatttcTTCAAGCTCTCTCTTAATTGTTCTCGCTTTTCTCAAAGTTTTGCATTTGTATTCGTTGAAGAACTGAAAAAAGTGAGTTATTTGAGTAAAATGAATAGCGAATGATaacgttattaaaaaagtaatttttaagaAGTACTTACTGTGCGCCATTGATCACTACTTTTTTGGGTGCAGCCTGCCGacattttgttcaaaattttaGAACACTCTCTCCAAAGATTTGCCGACAGACTGCGACCTTCCTTGGAGCGGTTGATGTGCCCAAGCGCAAGATCTTTATTCTTTTCCATGAAGTCAAGGAGTGCATTTATTTGCTGTAGACTAACAGTTTTCTGTTGTAGAAACAATCAGTGAATAAGTTTTTGAAGAACGTTCACTTCACAATAATTATGCAAGTACACTGCATCTAccaaaagtattattaaatataatcataaaaaactTTTAGCTGTTTTTCATTCTTTGGTTATCATCTAGATACGATTTCGCAAACAATAGTACAGTTATTACGTCAAGTTCGTGCTGCATTTTATGTCTTGGTATATGTGCAAGTTTTCAACTAATTCAATGTCCGcgctaaaaatacatttttgacagatgTCATTCAACGTATAGTTCGATGAAGTAAGATTTCcgtataaaaaaactatataatgATCTGTGAAAATTAACTAGGTATTATCCTAACAGTACGAGAGCCCAAGACTAAAACCATGTCGCATCGTTTTACGATTAGAAAATTGGTGTCTGCAAATTGTGTTTTCAAACACCACAATCAAAACAGTACATagtattatgtaacaaaaacgCGAAGAAGTTGCGTTGAAGAGAACCGAGCGGGCGATGCCGTGAGCAACAACTAGTTCAATTTACTTCTGAGTTAAACAACTCATCACCACCAATAAATTGcccaataatttatttgcaatatttatCCGTGCCAAGAAATCAATACGTCACCACGCCATAGCCAaaagtgcgcgacgtgtcgcgggtttatTCCCAGCATAGGATAAGCATTTTTAATTCACAAacttaagaaaaagaaaaaacttctATTTCTAGATTTTTGTCTCATCAAGCAGTTGTCGAGTGATTAATATCAACTATTATTATGCTGGGCAAATCCTGctttttacaatggccaattaatgaatggcaattgaattttACTTGAAAGTGTTCCTATTCTCTTCAACTGAACTTGGAAtgattgtgttggaaaaataaataaaatcaatgcggacaacatcacatacattgttctgaacccaaaataagttgctaaagcacttgtgttatggaattcagatacaatgaaggtaccacaaacacgcagacccgagacaatgtagaaatgtgatttttttttcattggcccgaccggggatcgaacccgggacctcagagatagcgacaccttgaaaccggtgcgtatgccactcgaccacggaggtcgtcgaaaatcaaaatacaaatttccattaattcatcggccatagTAAATAGCAGGATCAGAGCCCTGATATATAGCAGTAAACTTTCTGAAATTAACTTACATTACCAACTGCTCTCTCATCTACTAAAGCGTCAATTATGGCAACCTCAgtatcatttgttttgtcttcAGGGCAATCATTTACAGGTGAGTCAACAGGTTCTATTTTTATCAGCACATTCTGTAATAAAGTTTCAGTAATATATTTCTGGTCTTTTAAACTGTGTTACTGCAGagtattcttttaaattgtgcaattttaattgttaattgatACTTATGTCATTATGTCAAAGACTATGAAAGACTACAGCAAAATGATGAAAACTGTTTTCATCCTATTGAAGTGAAACATGTTAAAAGGCTTCTTAACTGCACAGCCCGCAATAAGGATATTTTCTCAATAAAGAGTAGAATAACTAGAAACAGAGCTTACATCTTGTACGGCATCATTACTATCCTGTGTGATACACTTCTTACATGAACCATTGCCATCGTCTTGCTCACTCTTCTTGCGTTTCTTTGGTACTGGGCTGCTAGTGTTTTTCTGTAACTATAAAGCATGAAATATTTAGATTGTTTAcatattgaaatttttaataCAGTTAAAATGTATAGCACAATTGATTGGCTTATAGGTTGTTAGTGTGCCAAAATAAACTGGAGGTTGTCAGTACAATTCTCACTCAGGACTAACTGTAACATGAGGTTTGGTTGTTTAGTTAAATACATAGATATGGTGTATAAAGAGATAAATATGCTCTAGTTTGGCCATAAATAGGCCCAAAATGCCGCATGCGTGCGTAAAAGTAATTATATGCAGAAACTTACATCGTCATCGCGAGTAACCTCAGTGCTTGTAGACAATCCACAAATCTTCAAAGTCTCGGCTGTCTTCAGGAGCAATGGCAGGAACTCCTCAGTCACATTCACTTCCCCATTGTACATGAACGTCAGTATAGTCCGCAAAGCTTCAGTACTGATGTCATGAAGCACTATAATTGGATCCTTGTGGGGGTTTTGCTACAAAAAAACGTGTGGGCGTTAGACTAAAATTTATCAAGTGGAAGCCATACCaaggtaattaataatatactagATCTTAATTACCTGAAATATAGTCCTGAAAACTGAACTATTCGCAGACAAAATCACTTTGTGAGCCTTAAAACTGTGGCCCTCAGACACAAGAGTCACATCCGATAATCCTTCGTCTTGTAACAACTCCTTTACATTGAATAATATGTTACTTTGATATCCATTCCACTTTAAACTTATTTCTGTATTTGCCATAGTGAAGGTCTAAGTAAACATAAGGCGAAATTATGATGGTAATATTAGatcaaatcaaaactaaaaagGTAATCTTTATTTACGAAACGACGCAAAACTGCACAGCGTTTTGAAGGAAAACAATGGCTGGCACAGACTACAAAAAGTTGTGTTACCATAGTcataaatttagattttatagttttattatatcttttaaatttaatatgagttAAGTTTTACCTTAAATCTGCTAGAATATAACagctgtattattttattttatagcgaCACAACTCTATATTATGGGTTTTCAGTGGTGTAAAAGACTAGTTgtcaaatgttttgattttgtgtCCAGCGTGGCGCCTCAATTCAAACACGACGTACTTATTCAATGTTTACACACTTATCATGCCTTTTTCACATCGGAACGGCAGTTCTTAACTGTTATTCTAAAGTATCTACTTATTTAACAGTCATTTACGAAACTTTGGGTACTGTGTCGTAGCGACCTTGCCGTTCTATGCATAATGTACAGAACCTTCCTTATACCTACGAGAAGAGAGAGAGACCTTACTatcttcaattaatattaatgtgattgttatttaattcattGACTATTATTTTTGAGGTTACAAACTGAGTGATATTATAGCAAGATATAAGAGATACAAGATAAGATGAATAGACAACAGACAGCTTGAATAGGTAATTGGGAAAATTGAGAAGCCCACACGCCTGTGGTGTATGTGAGTATACTTTTTAGTGTCGTTGTCATAAGGAACGtgaaatacattaaaaagtattttctctATCTACTTAcgtagaattaaaatatttgccgCAATGGACAATGTGTCGCAAACCACGCCGTCTTATAAACCGTTTAACTGTTATCTAACCTTGATCCTCAGGTACATGTTAGTTAATTTCGAAATGCATGTCAATCTTAtcgattaaatttatttgatgcTTTAACACCAATTTAAACGTTATCTTTTTCTTCATAAGTAAGCGGcttttttgtgttgaaacaAATTGCATAGTTTCTAAGATGGTTCTTAAATCTCGAATATGATGCCCAAACTTGAAAAATGTCCCGAAAAATTAGATTTTCCATTGACTCTTTTTTGAGTTAGAGAGATTAAAGTTATATGGTACAAGATGAAAGTCATGCATCGATGTCGTTGGACTCGAAGGAAACAATAATCGTCGGGTATCGGAAACATGCGGCACCTTGCGTACGAAAAAACTCACCTTTAGCACGCCTTTAGGTACCTACGCAGCTACGCGACGTTCGaatcattacaaataaataaacaaattacctAATACGCACGGCGAACGACACAAGTAGCTCATACAAGCACTTGTTATCATATATTTACTCAAAGGATTACACATTTAACAACTACTCGAATTTTAAGGAAACAAAGCAATAAGTAGGTCACCAAACAATATCCGTGCATTGCCCTGAATGGTGTTATCATAGTTAATCAAATAATCTAGCCTTTATGAAATGATTGTCTCAATTTAAGTCAACAGTCTATCGGTAACTGTTGATCGATTgctataaaacagaaaaatagttACGATAACGGTGTATTttcatcacaaataaatatgtttttttggaCAAATGTTGTGGTACATGTGACATtggtttttctattttctaGTTGTGTTCGTTCTGATAGTAATTACTTAGATGAATATAGCAGTTCTGAGGTCCAAGAAGATGCGCTTTTAGACACGGTGAGTGTTTTTAACGtgtgatatttcttatttaactATTTGTTATCGTAAAATTTGGCATGCAGTTTATGAAAGAGAAACTCGAACTAGCGTTAGCCAGATTCGCGCAGTGAGGTTTTCTCACCATCGTTCATACCAAAATACTCgcattttttctttaagatttagGTAGCTCATTATgccaaaataatatcttatcgAAACAACCTATGTTGTGATTTACTTGCAAGACTGAGTATTATGGTTGTTCAATATAAGCTACAAATTAGCGTGTCACAAAGTAATTGGAATTTCCTTTTACAGTTttcattaataaagaaatatggATACCCCTGTGAAATACATCGAGTCTACACTGAAGATAATTATTTACTGGAAATGCATAGAATACCGGGCAACAAGTCTTCACCCGTAGTCTTCCTGCAACATGGCTTGTTGTCCTCTTCTGCTGAATGGGTTCTCATGACACCTGGCAGGGGTCtaggtaatattaatatttaataactttaaacagAATTCGCACGCTCACTATTAGCTATCGCTGTGTAAACGAGATGCCGCTAAAAACAATGTAGTGTTGCGTCTATATATACCTAGGTTTAATAAAGGTCGTGGATGTctgttttttattaagaaagaaaaaccGTGAATAATTGTTGTTGTcgttgtaaacattttatatacacTCAGGTTAAGTCGGGTCTATACCGATTTATATAGCACATTctcttcaaattattttccacATATTCCACCATTACTTGTTTTAGCCTATCTCTTAGCGGACGCCGGCTACGACGTCTGGATGGGCAACGCTCGAGGCAACACCTACTCCCGAAGTCACGCGACAATAAAACCAACGTCGTCATCATACTGGAAGTTCAGTTGGCATGAAATAGGCTACTACGACCTCCCGGCTATGATCGATTACGTAATCAAAGAAACTGGAGTCCCAAAGCTCCAGTACATCGGATTTTCTCAAGGGACAACAGTTTTCTGGGTCCTGATGACAACTAGACCGGAGTATAATGATAAGATTAGCGCCATGCAGGCTTTGGCCCCTGTTGCGTATCTGGGCAATGTGAGAAGTCCGCTCATCAGGTTTCTGGGAACATTCACCAACAGTCTCGAAGTACGTACATACGGAcagcatttgtattttttatttattaaccattTATGTACGCAGACAATTAAAAGAAGCACAAATACAGAAAGACGTGTACAAAGGTACATTCGTCAAAAATAAGCGTATTCATAATGTTTCCTTTTCCAAAATGTAACTACAACAATTTGTATTGAGACGGTTACTGTTAATGAGTACTTGGATTTACTTTATCCATATCGTTATTGTTGAAGCCACCACTTTTTACgatttaatagtttttagaaatataaaagatacctacctactattttaattttcttacagATAGCTTTGAAGTTATTAGGTACCAACGAAATTTTGCCAAATGGAAAAATCAATGAGATTGCAGGACAATCTCTATGTATAGATGAGTCTATAACTCAGGCCATTTGTACCAACCTGTTGTTCCTCATTTGTGGGTATAACGCCGAACAACTGAATACAGTGAGttctgtttaattttatttaaaaatgcttaGAGTATTATTATAACTCTCGAGGGGTAGATTCTAAATTATTCAGAGCGAATTACTCACGTGTCTGAATAGAAATCGCCCAACCAATTTAATTCCCGATCCCGCCACGGCGTCagatcagggccccgattctgctattttacaatggccgatgaattaatggcaattggattaaatttgaaattattccttttctattatgtatatacacaataatttaattcactgtattgaccttgagtgtaccgtcccatactaaatttccaattactgtataggaaaaatgcttaagagaatacgaaaagtgttgttttgagccaattttcattcattcatcagcccttgtaaatagcagaattggggcccagcaTGAAAGACTGAAGTTGGGTTTAAGTTTGGGAGATCCCAATAactacgcgtgagtaagccgttttCTCTTAtctaaagtaacaaaatataatcagaTGGAGCAGTGCAGATTAATCTCCAGTATCTGATAAGGAGAGATAAATTCTGAGCTGTTTCGCCAATTCGGAATTAGAACACAAAAACTTTGTACTCAACTTTCTCCATTGGGTCTAGTTTTTGGGTTGCAAAATTTTATCTCAATGGTTTTTACATAAACCATAGTAATTTATCGTAAGGATCTTTAACAGTATTTTAAACTGAACTAAAATTGAGTATAGTGAGATTTTTAGGAGAGGATCTACATTGGCTCaaagtgaaatatattttatttcagactATGCTACCAGTAGTCATGGGCCACACGCCGGCCGGAGCTTCCACAAGACAGCTCATACACTTCGGTCAGTTATACAAATCGGGCAAATTCGAACAATTTGACCACGGATggtttaaaaacaaacgtaTTTACGGTACTTATAAGCCACCAGCCTACAAGTTGAGTGCAATAAGGACTCCAGTATTCCTCCATTACGCTGACAACGATTGGTTATCAACACCAACCGACGTAAAGAAACTGGCTACACAATTAAGAAGTGCAGTTGGCATTTACCGAGTGCCGCTAGCAAAGTTCAACCATTTGGACTTTGTGTTCGCCATAAATGCGACAGAATTGCTATACAACAgggtaataaatataatgaaggTTTTCATGAACGAATCAAAAAGAACGAACACTTTATTCGGCTAAACTGACAAACACTGActgattacaaacaaaaaaaaaatatttttacacttgCATCCGTCTTCTTTATTGCTTGACATACAATCCTGTAAAATGAAGAGGTTTTTGGTTATTTTAGAGGTTTTATGTgcaattttactataaatgaTTACTAGTAAAAAGTGGAACTAAAATCTATGAGATACTTCGTACGCATCTATTTACAAAAACGATGATGTTaagaaaacttaataaacttaCATAAAGACGAGTCAAGATTGAATCAGTCGATAATCCTGGAAAACGAAAAACGTGTCCTAATTAAGAAACATTTAGGGCTCAATTTACTGTAGGTAGTTATTTTTCTATCCCTCTCATGGCTCCAATACAAACTTTGCAGGTATCAGGGTAAAttaccaaaaattaaaatgctgCCAGCgatgtttttagtaaataaattacgCAGGTTATTGACTAAACCAGTGGTCAACTAGAATGTGTAAATGTAAAAGTGTGTGGTATTCAGAGAACCTCATACGACAAGCTGTTTCTTCTATAGCAGGGTTCAAGTGCAATGTAACACACCCTTAGGTTTaggacataaaataaataaaaaataatttctcgatgaaagaaaaaaaatgccttGTCATCTCCTTGGATTCTGAAAGTACGAAGTTAGGACACCTCTTAACACAGAAGTTGTGAAATAGATGCTGCTCTAAGTCGTGTTGTGTGTCCTCGACTTACATAACTGCAAGA
This sequence is a window from Trichoplusia ni isolate ovarian cell line Hi5 chromosome 15, tn1, whole genome shotgun sequence. Protein-coding genes within it:
- the LOC113501150 gene encoding lipase 3-like isoform X1, whose product is MFFWTNVVVHVTLVFLFSSCVRSDSNYLDEYSSSEVQEDALLDTFSLIKKYGYPCEIHRVYTEDNYLLEMHRIPGNKSSPVVFLQHGLLSSSAEWVLMTPGRGLAYLLADAGYDVWMGNARGNTYSRSHATIKPTSSSYWKFSWHEIGYYDLPAMIDYVIKETGVPKLQYIGFSQGTTVFWVLMTTRPEYNDKISAMQALAPVAYLGNVRSPLIRFLGTFTNSLEIALKLLGTNEILPNGKINEIAGQSLCIDESITQAICTNLLFLICGYNAEQLNTTMLPVVMGHTPAGASTRQLIHFGQLYKSGKFEQFDHGWFKNKRIYGTYKPPAYKLSAIRTPVFLHYADNDWLSTPTDVKKLATQLRSAVGIYRVPLAKFNHLDFVFAINATELLYNRVINIMKVFMNESKRTNTLFG
- the LOC113501150 gene encoding lipase 3-like isoform X2, with translation MHRIPGNKSSPVVFLQHGLLSSSAEWVLMTPGRGLAYLLADAGYDVWMGNARGNTYSRSHATIKPTSSSYWKFSWHEIGYYDLPAMIDYVIKETGVPKLQYIGFSQGTTVFWVLMTTRPEYNDKISAMQALAPVAYLGNVRSPLIRFLGTFTNSLEIALKLLGTNEILPNGKINEIAGQSLCIDESITQAICTNLLFLICGYNAEQLNTTMLPVVMGHTPAGASTRQLIHFGQLYKSGKFEQFDHGWFKNKRIYGTYKPPAYKLSAIRTPVFLHYADNDWLSTPTDVKKLATQLRSAVGIYRVPLAKFNHLDFVFAINATELLYNRVINIMKVFMNESKRTNTLFG